From the Helicobacter pylori genome, one window contains:
- the alaS gene encoding alanine--tRNA ligase, producing the protein MDIRNEFLQFFKNKGHEIYPSMPLVPNDATLLFTNAGMVQFKDIFTGIVPRPSIPRATSSQLCMRAGGKHNDLENVGYTARHHTLFEMLGNFSFGDYFKEEAILFAWEFVTKNLGFKPKDLYISVHEKDDEAVKLWEKFVPVDRIKKMGDKDNFWQMGDSGPCGPCSEIYIDQGEKHFKGSEDYFGGEGDRFLEIWNLVFMQYERSNDGVLSPLPKPSIDTGMGLERVQALLEHKLNNFDSSLFAPLMEKISELTSLDYTREFQPSFRVVADHARAVAFLLAQGVHFNKEGRGYVLRRILRRALRHGYLMGLKEAFLYKVVGVVCEQFSNTHAYLKESKEMVMKECFEEEERFLETLESGMELFNLSLKHLNENKIFDGKIAFKLYDTFGFPLDLTNDMLRSHGACVDMQGFEHCMQEQVKRSKASWKGKQNNADFSAILNAYAPNVFVGYETTECPAKVLGFFDSDFKEIAEANPNQEVWVLLEKTPFYAEGGGAIGDKGALLKDDEEAALVLDTKNFFGLNFSLLEIKKALKKGDQVIAQVSDERFEIAKHHSATHLLQSALREVLGSHVSQAGSLVESKRLRFDFSHAKALNDEELEKVEDLVNAQIFKHLTSHVEHMPLNQAKDKGALALFSEKYAENVRVVSFKEASIELCGGIHVENTGLIGGFRILKESGVSSGVRRIEAVCGKAFYQLAKEENKELKNAKILLKNNDVIAGINKLKESVKNSQKAPVSMDLPVEKIHGVSLVVGVVENGDIKEMIDRLKSKHERLLAMVFKKENECIALACGVKNAPIKANAWANEVAQILGGKGGGRDDFASAGGKDIENLPTALNLAKNTALKALEG; encoded by the coding sequence ATGGACATTCGCAACGAATTTTTACAATTTTTTAAAAATAAAGGGCATGAGATTTATCCCAGCATGCCTTTAGTGCCTAATGACGCCACCTTGCTTTTTACCAATGCCGGCATGGTGCAATTTAAAGATATTTTTACCGGTATAGTGCCGCGTCCTAGCATCCCTAGAGCGACAAGCTCGCAATTGTGCATGCGCGCAGGAGGCAAGCATAACGATTTAGAAAATGTCGGTTATACCGCAAGACACCACACGCTTTTTGAAATGCTAGGGAATTTCTCTTTTGGGGATTATTTCAAAGAAGAAGCGATTTTGTTTGCGTGGGAATTTGTAACCAAAAATTTAGGGTTTAAGCCTAAAGATTTATACATCAGCGTGCATGAAAAAGACGATGAAGCCGTTAAATTATGGGAAAAGTTTGTGCCTGTTGACAGGATTAAAAAAATGGGCGATAAAGATAATTTCTGGCAAATGGGCGATAGCGGGCCTTGCGGGCCTTGCAGTGAAATCTACATTGATCAAGGCGAAAAACACTTTAAGGGGAGCGAGGATTATTTTGGGGGCGAGGGCGATAGGTTTTTAGAAATTTGGAATCTGGTGTTCATGCAATACGAACGCTCTAATGATGGCGTTTTATCCCCCTTGCCAAAGCCTAGCATTGATACGGGCATGGGCTTAGAAAGGGTGCAAGCGCTATTAGAACATAAGCTCAATAATTTTGATTCTTCATTATTTGCGCCCTTAATGGAAAAAATCAGCGAGCTTACAAGTTTGGATTATACGAGAGAATTTCAGCCAAGCTTTAGGGTAGTGGCCGATCACGCCAGGGCGGTGGCGTTTTTGCTCGCTCAAGGGGTGCATTTCAATAAAGAAGGCCGTGGCTATGTTTTAAGGCGTATTTTAAGGCGCGCTTTAAGGCATGGGTATTTAATGGGCTTGAAAGAAGCGTTTTTATACAAAGTCGTGGGCGTGGTGTGCGAGCAATTTTCTAACACGCATGCGTATTTGAAAGAGTCTAAAGAAATGGTGATGAAAGAGTGCTTTGAAGAAGAAGAGCGCTTTTTAGAGACTTTGGAATCTGGCATGGAATTGTTTAACTTGTCTTTAAAGCATTTGAATGAAAATAAAATCTTTGATGGCAAGATCGCTTTCAAGCTTTATGACACTTTTGGTTTTCCTTTGGATTTAACAAACGACATGCTAAGAAGTCATGGGGCGTGTGTGGACATGCAAGGCTTTGAACATTGCATGCAAGAGCAAGTGAAACGCTCTAAAGCTTCATGGAAAGGCAAGCAAAACAACGCCGATTTTAGTGCTATTTTAAACGCTTATGCGCCTAATGTTTTTGTGGGGTATGAAACGACAGAATGTCCTGCTAAAGTTTTAGGGTTTTTTGATAGCGATTTTAAAGAAATAGCAGAGGCAAACCCTAACCAAGAAGTCTGGGTGTTGCTAGAAAAAACCCCTTTTTACGCAGAAGGTGGGGGGGCTATAGGCGATAAGGGCGCGCTTTTAAAAGATGATGAAGAAGCGGCTCTAGTGCTAGATACAAAAAACTTTTTTGGGCTTAATTTTTCGCTCCTTGAAATCAAAAAAGCGCTAAAAAAAGGCGATCAAGTGATCGCGCAAGTGAGCGATGAACGCTTTGAGATCGCCAAACACCATAGCGCAACGCATTTATTACAGAGCGCTTTAAGAGAAGTTTTAGGCTCGCATGTGAGTCAAGCGGGGAGTTTAGTGGAATCCAAACGATTGCGTTTTGACTTTTCGCATGCTAAAGCGCTCAATGATGAAGAGTTGGAAAAAGTAGAAGATCTAGTCAACGCTCAAATTTTCAAGCATTTGACAAGCCATGTGGAGCATATGCCCTTAAATCAAGCTAAAGATAAGGGAGCGTTAGCGTTATTTAGCGAAAAATACGCTGAAAATGTGCGCGTGGTGAGCTTTAAAGAAGCGTCCATTGAATTGTGTGGAGGCATTCATGTGGAAAATACCGGGCTTATTGGGGGGTTTAGGATACTTAAAGAAAGCGGGGTGAGTAGTGGGGTCAGACGCATTGAAGCGGTGTGCGGGAAAGCCTTTTACCAACTGGCCAAAGAAGAAAATAAAGAGCTTAAAAACGCTAAGATTTTATTGAAAAATAACGATGTGATAGCCGGCATCAACAAGCTTAAAGAGAGCGTGAAAAACAGCCAAAAAGCTCCCGTTTCTATGGATTTACCGGTTGAAAAAATCCATGGCGTGAGTTTGGTGGTGGGCGTAGTGGAAAATGGCGACATTAAAGAAATGATTGACCGATTGAAAAGTAAGCATGAAAGATTGCTCGCTATGGTGTTTAAAAAAGAAAATGAGTGCATAGCTCTCGCATGCGGGGTGAAAAACGCGCCCATAAAAGCGAATGCATGGGCTAATGAAGTGGCGCAAATTTTAGGGGGCAAAGGGGGCGGGAGAGACGATTTTGCGAGCGCTGGGGGCAAGGATATTGAAAATTTACCAACCGCGCTCAATTTAGCGAAAAATACTGCCCTTAAAGCTTTAGAGGGATAG
- a CDS encoding YdcH family protein, with protein MFHEFRDEISVLKANNPHFDKIFEKHNQLDDDIKTAEQQNASDAEVSHMKKQKLKLKDEIHSMIIEYREKQKSDHV; from the coding sequence ATGTTCCATGAATTTAGAGACGAAATCAGCGTGTTAAAAGCGAATAATCCGCATTTTGATAAGATTTTTGAGAAACACAACCAGCTTGATGACGACATCAAAACCGCCGAGCAACAAAACGCTAGCGACGCTGAAGTCAGCCACATGAAAAAACAAAAATTAAAATTAAAAGATGAGATCCACAGCATGATCATAGAATATAGAGAAAAGCAAAAATCCGATCATGTTTAA
- the rpsR gene encoding 30S ribosomal protein S18 has protein sequence MERKRYSKRYCKYTEAKISFIDYKDLDMLKHTLSERYKIMPRRLTGNSKKWQERVEVAIKRARHMALIPYIVDRKKVVDSPFKQH, from the coding sequence ATGGAAAGAAAACGCTATTCAAAACGCTATTGCAAATACACTGAAGCTAAAATCAGCTTTATTGACTATAAAGATTTAGACATGCTCAAGCACACGCTATCAGAGCGCTATAAAATCATGCCAAGGAGGTTGACAGGCAATAGCAAAAAGTGGCAAGAAAGGGTGGAAGTGGCGATCAAAAGAGCCCGCCACATGGCTTTAATCCCCTACATTGTGGACAGGAAAAAGGTCGTGGATAGCCCTTTTAAACAGCATTAA
- a CDS encoding single-stranded DNA-binding protein, whose translation MFNKVIMVGRLTRNVELKYLPSGSAAATIGLATSRRFKKQDGTLGEEVCFIDARLFGRTAEIANQYLSKGSSVLIEGRLTYESWMDQTGKKNSRHTITADSLQFMDKKSDNPQANAMQDSMTHESFNNAYPANYNAPSQDPFSQAQSYPQNAYAKDNSQAQPSKYQNSVPEINIDEEEIPF comes from the coding sequence ATGTTCAATAAGGTGATTATGGTAGGGCGTTTGACTAGGAATGTGGAGTTGAAATATTTGCCTAGCGGTTCGGCTGCGGCTACAATAGGTTTAGCCACAAGCAGGCGTTTTAAAAAGCAAGACGGCACGCTAGGCGAAGAAGTGTGCTTCATAGACGCTCGTTTGTTCGGGCGAACGGCCGAAATCGCTAACCAGTATTTGAGTAAGGGGTCAAGCGTTTTGATAGAAGGCCGTTTGACTTATGAGAGCTGGATGGATCAAACGGGCAAAAAAAATTCCCGCCACACCATCACAGCGGACTCGTTGCAATTTATGGATAAAAAGTCAGACAATCCCCAAGCGAACGCCATGCAAGATAGCATGACGCATGAGAGTTTCAACAACGCTTATCCTGCTAATTACAACGCTCCTAGTCAGGATCCTTTCAGCCAAGCCCAAAGTTATCCACAAAACGCTTACGCTAAAGACAATTCACAAGCACAGCCGTCCAAGTATCAAAACAGCGTGCCTGAAATCAATATTGATGAAGAAGAAATCCCCTTTTAA
- the rpsF gene encoding 30S ribosomal protein S6, whose amino-acid sequence MRHYETMFILKPTLVEEEIKSKIEFYREVITKHHGVIETSLDMGMRNLAYEIKKHKRGYYYVAYFKADPSMILELERLYRINEDVLRFIVIKYESKKEVEAWHALVDRANKKPSHAKEKHEKTEHAHSHHAEEAKSAESHSE is encoded by the coding sequence ATGAGGCATTATGAAACGATGTTTATTCTCAAACCTACTTTAGTAGAAGAAGAGATTAAATCCAAAATTGAGTTTTATAGAGAAGTGATCACTAAGCACCATGGCGTGATTGAAACGAGCCTAGATATGGGCATGCGTAATTTAGCCTATGAAATCAAAAAACACAAAAGAGGCTATTATTATGTGGCGTATTTCAAAGCAGATCCGTCCATGATTTTAGAACTTGAACGATTGTATCGCATCAATGAAGATGTGTTGCGTTTCATTGTGATCAAATACGAAAGTAAGAAGGAAGTAGAAGCGTGGCATGCGTTAGTGGATAGGGCTAATAAAAAGCCATCACACGCTAAAGAAAAACACGAAAAAACCGAACACGCGCATTCTCACCACGCAGAGGAAGCAAAAAGCGCAGAATCTCATAGCGAATAA
- the holA gene encoding DNA polymerase III subunit delta: MYRKDLDHYLKQRLPKAVFLYGEFDFFIHYYIQTISALFKRDNPDTETSLFYASDYEKNQIATLLEQDSLFGGSSLVILKLDFALHKKFKENDINLFLKALERPSHNRLIIGLYNSKSDTTKYKYTSDAIVKFFQKSPLKDEAICARFFTPKTWESLKFLQERANVLNLDISSHLLNALFETNNEDLGVSFNDLDKLAVLNVPITLEDIQELSSNAGDMDLQKLILGLFLKKSVLDIYDYLLKEGKKDADILRGLERYFYQLFLFFAHIKTTGLVDAKEVLGYAPPKEIVENYAKNALRLKEAGYKRVFEIFRLWHLQSMQGQKELGFLYLTQIQKIINP; the protein is encoded by the coding sequence ATGTATCGTAAAGATTTGGACCATTATTTAAAACAACGCCTCCCTAAAGCGGTGTTTTTGTATGGGGAGTTTGATTTTTTTATTCATTATTATATTCAAACGATTAGCGCGCTTTTTAAACGCGATAACCCTGACACAGAAACTTCGCTTTTTTATGCAAGCGATTATGAAAAAAATCAGATTGCGACCCTTTTAGAGCAGGATTCTTTATTTGGAGGGAGCAGTCTAGTCATTTTAAAACTGGATTTTGCGCTGCATAAGAAATTTAAGGAAAACGATATCAATCTTTTTTTAAAAGCTTTAGAGCGGCCTAGCCATAACAGGCTTATCATAGGGCTTTATAATTCTAAAAGCGACACCACCAAATACAAATACACTAGCGATGCTATCGTTAAATTTTTCCAAAAAAGCCCCTTGAAAGATGAAGCGATCTGCGCACGTTTTTTTACCCCTAAAACTTGGGAGAGTTTGAAATTCTTGCAAGAACGGGCTAATGTTTTAAATTTAGACATCAGCAGCCATCTTTTAAACGCTCTTTTTGAAACCAATAACGAAGATTTAGGCGTTTCGTTTAACGATCTAGACAAGCTAGCGGTTTTAAACGTGCCCATCACTTTAGAAGACATTCAAGAATTAAGCTCCAATGCGGGGGATATGGATTTGCAAAAGCTCATTTTAGGGCTTTTTTTGAAAAAAAGCGTGCTTGATATTTATGATTATTTGTTAAAAGAGGGCAAAAAGGATGCGGATATTTTAAGGGGGTTAGAGCGGTATTTTTACCAGCTTTTTTTATTTTTCGCCCACATTAAAACGACCGGTTTAGTGGACGCTAAAGAGGTTTTAGGCTACGCTCCTCCTAAAGAAATTGTTGAAAATTACGCTAAAAACGCCTTGCGTTTGAAAGAAGCCGGCTATAAGAGGGTTTTTGAAATTTTTAGGTTATGGCACCTTCAAAGCATGCAAGGGCAAAAGGAATTGGGCTTTTTGTATTTGACGCAAATTCAAAAAATCATTAACCCTTGA